One window of Leopardus geoffroyi isolate Oge1 chromosome B3, O.geoffroyi_Oge1_pat1.0, whole genome shotgun sequence genomic DNA carries:
- the SERPINA3 gene encoding alpha-1-antichymotrypsin: MCQHPRKPSTPGGRLWDPPTTSSSEAELRAVGMSPLLALGLLVAGLCPTVRCLLGGRLGPEIATQEVQHTGPPLDSLRLASSNTAFTFSLYKRLVSKTPNKNVIFSPLSISTALAFLSLGARGTTLTEILEGLQFNLTETPDTEIHRGFRHLLQSLSRPSDELQLSVGNAIFVSEGLKLLEKFREDARALYASEAFSTDFQDSAAAEKLINDFVKNRTQGKIVDLVKDLDLHTAMVLVNYIFLKAKWKTPFDPHNTFEAKFHVSKRRRVTVPMMDLEDVEVPYFRDERLACTVVELQYASNDSALFVLPDKGRMEAVEAVLQPETLRGWRHSLRLRWIDNLYLPKFSISSSYNLEAILPQLGVTKVFTNQADLSGITGERNLAVSQVVHKTVLDVTEVGTEAAAATGSKIMLMSGKIGPLTTVSFNRPFLLSILSKDTQDILFWGKVANPNQA; this comes from the exons ATGTGTCAGCACCCACGAAAACCCAGCACTCCGGGCGGGCGGCTTTGGGATCCGCCGACCACATCCAGCTCAGAGGCAG agttgaGGGCAGTTGGAATGTCACCCCTCTTGgctttggggctcctggtggctggGCTCTGCCCCACTGTCCGCTGCCTCCTGGGGGGCAGGCTTGGCCCCGAGATAGCCACCCAGGAGGTGCAACACACTGGGCCGCCCTTGGACAGCCTCCGATTGGCCTCCAGCAACACCGCCTTCACCTTCAGCCTCTACAAGCGGTTGGTTTCAAAGACCCCCAATAAGAACGTCATCTTCTCCCCGCTGAGCATCTCCACCGCCTTGGCTTTCCTATCCCTGGGGGCCCGCGGCACCACCCTCACGGAGATCCTCGAAGGCCTCCAGTTCAACCTCACGGAGACCCCCGACACGGAAATCCACCGGGGCTTCCGGCACCTTCTGCAGAGCCTCAGCCGGCCCAGCGACGAGCTACAGCTGAGCGTGGGCAACGCCATATTTGTCAGCGAGGGGCTGAAGCTGCTGGAGAAGTTCAGGGAAGATGCCAGGGCGCTCTACGCCTCCGAGGCCTTCTCCACCGACTTCCAGGACTCGGCTGCCGCCGAGAAGCTTATCAACGACTTCGTGAAGAATAGGACCCAGGGGAAAATCGTGGACTTGGTCAAGGACCTTGACCTGCACACAGCAATGGTCCTGGTGAACTACATCTTCCTTAAAG CCAAATGGAAGACGCCCTTCGACCCCCACAATACGTTCGAGGCGAAGTTCCACGTgagcaagaggaggagggtgACGGTGCCCATGATGGACCTCGAGGACGTGGAGGTGCCTTACTTCCGGGACGAGCGGCTGGCCTGCACCGTCGTGGAGCTCCAGTACGCCAGCAACGACAGCGCGCTCTTTGTTCTCCCCGACAAGGGCAGGATGGAGGCCGTGGAGGCCGTGCTGCAACCAGAGACGCTGAGGGGGTGGAGACACTCACTGCGGCTGAG GTGGATAGACAACCTGTACCTGCCCAAGTTTTCCATCTCCAGCAGCTATAATCTGGAAGCCATACTCCCCCAGCTGGGCGTGACAAAAGTCTTCACCAACCAGGCCGACCTGTCGGGAATCACAGGGGAGAGGAACCTGGCAGTTTCCCAG GTGGTCCACAAGACCGTGCTCGACGTGACCGAGGTGGGCACGGAAGCAGCAGCGGCCACGGGAAGCAAAATTATGTTGATGTCTGGAAAAATTGGCCCACTGACCACTGTGAGTTTCAACAGACCGTTTCTGCTGTCCATACTCAGCAAAGATACCCAGGACATCCTCTTTTGGGGCAAGGTCGCCAACCCCAATCAAGCCTAG